From the genome of Terriglobales bacterium:
ACGGCCGTCTCTGCCGCACTCTCCGGTAGAGACGCCCGTAAGGGCGTCTCCTCCTTTTCACTCTCTCCCGCCGCTTCTCGCTCCTTGCGCCAGCGGTAGTCCTCGTAGTTCCCTGGATAGACCCGCACCTCGCCCCCGCCGACCTCGAAAATCCGGGTCGCCAGCTTGTCGATGAAGTAGCGGTCGTGGGAGACGAACACCACGGTGCCCGAATACTTCTCCAAGGCCGCGAGCAGCACGTCCTTGGCCCGCAGATCGAGATGGTTGGTGGGCTCATCGAGCAACAGGAAATTCGCGGGATGCAGCAGCATCCGGGCCAGGGCGTAGCGGTTGCGCTCCCCGCCGGAAAGCACCCCGATGCGCTTGAAGACGTCGTCCTCGGTGAACAGGAAGCAGCCCAGCAGCGACCTCAAGTCGGTCTGGGTGTGGTGCGGCGCCAGCTCCCAGATGTCGTCCAGCACACGCTTCTCCGGATCCAGCTCCTTGTACTGGTCCTGGGCGAAATGGTCCGGCTGCACGTTGTGACCCAGGCGCAGTTCGCCGCCGTTCAACGGCTCGGCGCCGGCCAGCAGGCGGATGAGCGTGGATTTGCCCGCCCCGTTCGGCCCCACCAGCGCGATCCGGTCGCCGCGCTCCACCACGAACCCTGCATCGCGGAAGACCTCGTTCGCGCCGTAGCGCTTGGCCAAGTGCTTGGCCTCGGCGACCATGCGCCCGCTCGCCTTGGGCTGCGGGAACTTGAAGTGGATGGTCTTCTCTTCCGGTGGCACCTCGATGCGCTCGATGCGCTCCAGCTCCTTGATCCGGCTCTGCACCTGCTTAGCCTTGGTCGCCTGGTAGCGGAAGCGATTGATGAACGCTTCCAGTTGCTCGATGCGCGCCCGCTGGTTGCGGTACGCCGCCTCCAGCGACTCCCACCGCTGCCTCTTCTGCTCCAGGTACTTCTCGTAATTGCCGGGGTAGAAGTGGACCTGCTTGTTCCAGATCTCGATGATCTTGTCCACGGTCACGTCGAGGAAGTAGCGGTCGTGCGAGATGAGCGCGTAGGCGTGCGGGTAATCGTGCAGGAAGTCTTCCAGCCAGTTGCGCGTCTCCAGGTCGAGGTGGTTGGTGGGCTCGTCGAGCAGCAGCAGGTTGGGCTTCTGCAACAGCAGCTTGGCCAGCGCGATGCGCATCTGCCAGCCGCCGGAGAATTCGTCGGTCTGCCGCTCCCAATCGTCCTTCTTGAAACCGAGCCCGGTAAGCACAGAGCCCACCTGGGCCTCGGTCGCGTATCCGTCGCGCGCCCGAAATTCGTGCTCCAGGCGGTGGAAGCGCTCGGCCACTTGGGCGTACTCCGCGCCCGCATGATCCAGCTCCGGCATGCGCGCGGTCAGCGCCTCCATCTCCTCCTCCATCGCACGCAGGTCGGCGAACACCGACATGCACTCGGCAAAGACGGTGCGCCCGGAGAGCGTCAGGCCGTCCTGCGGCAGATATCCGTAAGTGATCCCCCGCGCCGCCGTGAGCTCCCCGTAGTCCAGCGTCTCCAGCCCGCACAGGATCTTCAACAGGGTGGATTTGCCCGTGCCGTTGGCGCCCACGATGCCGACTCGGTCCTGCGCGGTGATCAGCCAGTCCAGGTTTTCGAACAGGAGTTTGTGGCCGTAACGCTTGCCGGCCCGGGAGAGTTGGATCATGTGCCTTCCATTTTCGCACGGTGAGCAGTACGAAAAGCAAAGGCAAGGAAGAACGAAGAATGCAGAAGTAGGAACTTCTGCAATCTGAATTGATTTTGTTTCTTCTTAGGACTGCGCTCTTCTCGCCGCCGCCGAGAGCTGCAGGAGCGCATTCTCCACCAGCTTCATGGCGATCCCCCAGCGCTGCCGGGCTTCATCTTCGTCCGAGCCGTAGCCGTACAGGTACATGGTCAGGTAGAAGCCGTCCTTCACCTTGGCGTCCACGTGGTACGCGCAGCGCCGCACGATGAATTCCACCGCCGCCGAGATCTCCGGCGCGCGCTTCAGCAGTTTGCAAGCGGCGTCGGCGAACCGCTCGTGGTCGGCGAACGAGAACCGCACCGGCTCATCGCAGAACAGCAGGTCAACGTACGAGCCGAACTTCCATCCCGCCTGGTAGACAGCTTCTTCCTCGGTCAGATCGCGGGTCAGCCAGGTGTCGCACTTGGCGGTCTCCAGGATGCAGTGCTCCGAGTTGGCGCTGACCAGGAATTCGCCCAGCTCGTGGTTGTGGTGGGCTTCCTCCACCTGGAGCAGGAGTTCGGGCTGGTGCTTCAGGTCGTAATAGCGGGTGCGGCCGTCAGGCGACGCCCACGGCATCTCCAGCCGGTCATCCTCCGCCCCCAGTTCGACAGACCAATCCACCTGCATGACGCCGCATTGTAACGCTCGGAGTGGTCAGCGGTTGCAATCAGGTCGAGCGCCGGTCAGGAATTCCATGATCTTCCGCTCCGCCCAGCGGCCGTCGTATCCATCGGCGGCGTCGGCCAGGAAGCCGCAATGGCCGCCGTGTTTGGTCCCCAGGAAACGGATGTGGGGGTTGGCCAGGATCTTCTGCCGCGTCTCGGCCGTGATCTCGATGAACGGATCGTCCAGGGCGTGGATGATGAGCGTCGGTACCGTGATCTGGTCGATCACCCGGGCCGCGCTGGCGCGCCGGTAGTAATCCGATGCGCCCTGGAATCCCCAATAAAACGCGGTGATGTGCTCGTCGAAGTCCCGGATGCTGCTCAGGCCCCGCAGCCGCGCCAGGTCGTAGCGGCCGGGAAATAGCCGCGCCTTCCGCCGCATGTTCTTCTTCAGCGAGCGCACGAAATGCTGCTCGTAGATCCGGTTTTTCCAGTGGTGCAGCAGCGTGGCCGAGGCATCCAGGTCCACGCCGGGCGAGACCGCCGCCACGGCCTTCAGTTGCGGGGGCGCCGCGCCGCCCCACTCGCCCGTCACCTTGAGCACCATGTTGCCGCCCATGGAGTATCCGACCAGCGCGATGCGTTCCAGCTTCTCTTCCGCGATCAGCGCTTCCACCACCGCGCGCACATCCCCCGACAGCCCGGAGTGATACAGCGTCGGACCCAGGGCATGCGTCCCGCCGCAGTTGCGGACATTCACCCGCACCACGTTCCAGCCTGCCTCCCACGCCTTGCTCCCGTTGCCGATCACGTACTGCGATTCCGCCGACCCCTCCAGCCCGTGCACCAGGATCTCCGTCAGCCGCGCTTGCCGGCCTGGCTGCCAGTGGCAATGGCACAGGAGCTGCACCTCTGCTTCCACCCGGAACAGGCGGTCTTCCGCCGGCGGCAGCGCGCTGCGCCTCCGCAGGAACGCGGGCAGGATGGTTTGCACGTGCCCATTCCGCAGGCCCGCCCGCGGCACGAAATCGTCCCTCAGCTCCATCTGATTTCTTGATTCCCTGACCAAATTCCTGGTATCAATCTAACCGGGGCCGACACGGCTCCTACAAGCCACTAACTACCAGCTACTAGCTACTTCTTATGCCTATTTTCGAATACCTCTGCAAAGACTGCGGCAAGAAGTTTGAAGCCATCGTGTACGGCTCCGCCAAGGCCGAATGCCCATCCTGCCACGGCAAGAAGCTGGAGCAACAGCTCTCCGTTTTCGCGGTCGCGGGCGGCGGGAGCAAGAGTGCTCCTGCATTCGATTCCGCGCCGTCGCCCTGCGGCTCCTGCGGGCATCCCGGCGGACCGGGGGCCTGCGCCCTCGACGACTAGCGCATAGCCTATAGCGCATAGCCCATAGCGACCCGCCCGCTATGTACTATGCGCTATGCACTATGCGCTCTCCGGCGCGCTTTTCGGCTTGGCGTCTGCCGCCTCGTTCGGCACCGCCGATTTCAGCGGCGGCATCGCCGCCAAGCGCGCCCACGTCTTCGGGGTGCTCACCGTCGCCCGCGCCTGCGGCCTGGCCCTGGTGCTGGCCTTCGCCTGGATCAGTCATGAGCCGTTGCCCTCGCGCCACGACCTGTTGTGGGCCTGCGCTGCCGGATTCCTCGGCGGCCTGGCGCTGCCCGCCCTCTACCGGGCGCTGGCCATCGGCAAGATGGGGATCGCCGCTCCTGTCACTTCGGTGCTTTCCGCGGCTCTGCCGGTCGTGGTCGCCAGCTTCACTGAGGGCCTGCCGCATCCCATCCAGGTCGCCGGACTTGTCCTGGCGCTGGTGGCGCTGTGGTTCATCTCCCGCCCCGAAGGCCGGATCCGCCCCCAGGGACTCGGCCTGGCTCTTTTCGCCGGCCTGGGCTTCGGCGGCTTCCTGGTGTTCATGAGGCAGGCGACCCACGTTGCGGTGTACTGGCCTCTGGCGGCGGCCCTCGCCACCTCGCTGCTGCTTGCCGTCATCATCCTTGTGGTGCAGCGCGGTTCTCTGCCCGCCGTGGGCGTCCTGCCGGTCGTGTTCGCCGCCGGCGCCCTCGACACTTTCGGCAACTTCTTTTTCATTCTGGCGGCGCAGCGCGGGCGCCTCGACGTCGCCGCTGTCCTCTCCTCGCTCTACCCCGCGTTCACCGTGCTCCTCGCCCGGTTGCTGCTGAAGGAACGCATCACGCGTCTCCAGACCGCTGGCATGACCGCGGCACTCATCGCCGTGCCCCTGATCGCCGCCCGCTGATCCGGGATCCGCTGGACGCAGAGCGCTTTAGCTTTCCTGGTAGGACCGGAGTTCCACGTCGGTCCGGCGCAGGCGCGATGCCAGCGCCGCCGCGATGCCTTCCATCATGTTCAGCGCCAGCATGCGGTGCTCCACGGTCAACTCGTCGAAACGGCGCCGCGTGATGACGTAAAGCTCGGTGTCGGTGTGGGCCACCGCATCGGCAGAGCGCGGGGCGCGGTCGAGGAACGACATCTCGCCGAAGAAATCCCCCCTCCCAAACGTGGCCAGGAAGCCGACGCTCTGGCCCGCACGAGCCGGTTCTGCTCCGGCGGGGATACTCATAGAATATCCGGCGAGGCTGAACCCAATGACCTATCAGCAGGAGATCGCCCTCCGCACCCAGGGCCACGGCAACATGCACGATCTGAGCGAGCAGGTTGCGGCCATCGTGGCCGCGTCCGGCATCCGCACCGGCACCGTGAACATCTTCAACGTTGGCAGCACCTCGGCCGTGGGCGCCATC
Proteins encoded in this window:
- a CDS encoding cyclic nucleotide-binding domain-containing protein is translated as MSIPAGAEPARAGQSVGFLATFGRGDFFGEMSFLDRAPRSADAVAHTDTELYVITRRRFDELTVEHRMLALNMMEGIAAALASRLRRTDVELRSYQES
- a CDS encoding ABC-F family ATP-binding cassette domain-containing protein, translating into MIQLSRAGKRYGHKLLFENLDWLITAQDRVGIVGANGTGKSTLLKILCGLETLDYGELTAARGITYGYLPQDGLTLSGRTVFAECMSVFADLRAMEEEMEALTARMPELDHAGAEYAQVAERFHRLEHEFRARDGYATEAQVGSVLTGLGFKKDDWERQTDEFSGGWQMRIALAKLLLQKPNLLLLDEPTNHLDLETRNWLEDFLHDYPHAYALISHDRYFLDVTVDKIIEIWNKQVHFYPGNYEKYLEQKRQRWESLEAAYRNQRARIEQLEAFINRFRYQATKAKQVQSRIKELERIERIEVPPEEKTIHFKFPQPKASGRMVAEAKHLAKRYGANEVFRDAGFVVERGDRIALVGPNGAGKSTLIRLLAGAEPLNGGELRLGHNVQPDHFAQDQYKELDPEKRVLDDIWELAPHHTQTDLRSLLGCFLFTEDDVFKRIGVLSGGERNRYALARMLLHPANFLLLDEPTNHLDLRAKDVLLAALEKYSGTVVFVSHDRYFIDKLATRIFEVGGGEVRVYPGNYEDYRWRKEREAAGESEKEETPLRASLPESAAETAVRPSQGNKKINPIKLRQMQERCAEVEELIEQTEQGIRDCEQALESFVSADETQRQTALLKQRRAELDALLREWGELSETLGASR
- a CDS encoding zinc ribbon domain-containing protein; this encodes MPIFEYLCKDCGKKFEAIVYGSAKAECPSCHGKKLEQQLSVFAVAGGGSKSAPAFDSAPSPCGSCGHPGGPGACALDD
- a CDS encoding alpha/beta fold hydrolase gives rise to the protein MELRDDFVPRAGLRNGHVQTILPAFLRRRSALPPAEDRLFRVEAEVQLLCHCHWQPGRQARLTEILVHGLEGSAESQYVIGNGSKAWEAGWNVVRVNVRNCGGTHALGPTLYHSGLSGDVRAVVEALIAEEKLERIALVGYSMGGNMVLKVTGEWGGAAPPQLKAVAAVSPGVDLDASATLLHHWKNRIYEQHFVRSLKKNMRRKARLFPGRYDLARLRGLSSIRDFDEHITAFYWGFQGASDYYRRASAARVIDQITVPTLIIHALDDPFIEITAETRQKILANPHIRFLGTKHGGHCGFLADAADGYDGRWAERKIMEFLTGARPDCNR
- a CDS encoding DMT family transporter; protein product: MHYALSGALFGLASAASFGTADFSGGIAAKRAHVFGVLTVARACGLALVLAFAWISHEPLPSRHDLLWACAAGFLGGLALPALYRALAIGKMGIAAPVTSVLSAALPVVVASFTEGLPHPIQVAGLVLALVALWFISRPEGRIRPQGLGLALFAGLGFGGFLVFMRQATHVAVYWPLAAALATSLLLAVIILVVQRGSLPAVGVLPVVFAAGALDTFGNFFFILAAQRGRLDVAAVLSSLYPAFTVLLARLLLKERITRLQTAGMTAALIAVPLIAAR